The following are encoded in a window of Megalops cyprinoides isolate fMegCyp1 chromosome 16, fMegCyp1.pri, whole genome shotgun sequence genomic DNA:
- the LOC118791560 gene encoding vacuolar ATPase assembly integral membrane protein vma21-like has protein sequence MERYPKDIPAPAPDFRGNEGSLVSALKTLLFFTVLMVTLPIGLYFASKAYVFEASMGMSNKDSYFYAAIVAVVAVHVVLALFVYVAWNEGSRQYREGKQD, from the exons ATGGAGAGATATCCGAAAGACATTCCTGCGCCGGCCCCTGATTTTAGAGG gAATGAGGGGTCGTTGGTGTCAGCATTGAAGACTTTGTTGTTCTTCACTGTCCTGATGGTCACCTTACCAATTGGATTATACTTCGCATCAAAAGCATATGTTTTTGAAG CATCAATGGGGATGTCCAATAAGGACAGCTACTTCTATGCCGCCATTGTGGCTGTGGTGGCAGTCCATGTGGTGCTTGCgctgtttgtgtatgttgcCTGGAATGAAGGCTCACGTCAGTACAGAGAAGGCAAGCAGGACTAG